DNA sequence from the Halorussus sp. MSC15.2 genome:
CACGTCGTCGCCGATTCGGGTATCCTCGCGCACGAGGACGTCGTGGCCGGTCGTGAAGTCGTCGCCTATCTCCACGTCGGCGTAGACGATGCTCCCAGAACGAATCGTGGCGCGGTCGCCCACGACCGGCGGCGACGCGCCGTCGCGGTGGCGGTGGCCGACCGTGGCGGCCGGGGAGACGTGGCAGTCGTCGCCGAGTCGGGGGTCGATTCGACCGTCGGTCTCGGACCGGGTGTCGGCTTCGGTCACGGTGTACTCACCTCCGCGCGTGAACGGGGAACCGTTCGAACGCTCGTAGTCGGTAGCGGAATCATAGTAGGTCAGTCGCTCTGCCCGGCCGTATCGCCGGACGGCGGGCCGGGCGTTATCGACTCAATGACCTGCTGACCTCTTTGTTATATGGCACCTTGAGACCGAGTATCCGCGGCCTATCCGGCCACCGTCGGGGGAATCCGGTCTCGCGCCTCGCCGGTTTCGGCCGCGAACGACAGGCACCCCGTGTCCCGACACCGACGCGGACAACTGGGTCGTACCGGCGGTCCGAGCGACCGTACCGTGACGTTACCCCCCGACAGCAACTGGGTAACAAAGTGCCAACGTGCCAATTTCAAGGGTATGCGGCGGTCTTACCTGCGGACATCCTCCCAACCCGGTGGCTCTGAACGTGTATCGCCTCCGACGACCTGCCGATACCGACGGGAGCATGTCTCGCGCTGACGAACTCTCTCAGGACGAGGTCTTCGAGGTCCTGAAGAGTCCACGACGTCGATACGCGCTGTACTACCTCCGTCGGGAGGGCGGCGAGTCCGAACTCTCCGACCTGACCGAGCAGGTCGCGGCGTGGGAGAACGAGACGACGCCCGCGGCGCTATCGACCGACCAGCGCAAGCGCGTGTACATCTCGCTCTACCAGACCCACCTCCCGAAACTCGACGAGGCGAACATCGTGGAGTACGACCGCGACGCGGGTATCGTCCGTCTGGGCGACCGGGCGGCCGACCTCGACATCTATCTAGGCGACGTCTCCCGCGAGGAGTTCCCGTGGGACCGATACTACCTCGCGCTGGTCGCGGCCAGTTCCGTCCTCGTCGCGGCGGTGTGGCTCGAGGTTCCGCTCTTCGGCGCGATTCCGGGACTCCTGTTGGCGACGCTCATTCTCGTCGTGTTCGGCGTGTCGGCGGTCGTCCACTTCCTGTCGTACAGGCGCGGCGGCACTGTCGGCACGCCGCCAGAACTGCATCACGCGAACGGAGAGGGCAACTGATATGTTCGGAACTAGCGGTATCCGCGGACGAGTCGGCGACGAAGTGACCTGCGACCTCGCGCTGGCGGTCGGGCGCGCGCTCGCCAGTGAGGGCTACGACCGCGTCGTCGTAGGCAGGGACGCCCGCGAGAGCGGCCGGATGCTCGCGGACGCGGCCGTCTCCGGTCTCCGGGAGTGCGGCGCGGACGCCGTCCGCCTCGGCGAGGCCGCGACCCCCACCGTGGCCCGGAGCGTCGGCTGGTTCGACGCCGACGCGGGCCTGATGGTGACCGCGAGCCACAACCCAGCCCCGGACAACGGACTGAAGCTCTGGAACCCCTCCGGGCAGGCGTTCGACGAGCGCCAACGCGAGACCATCGCCTCGCGCGTGCGCGAAGACGACTTCGACCTCCGGTCGTGGGACGAACTGGGCGGTGTCACCGAGCGGGACGACGCCGCGGAACGTCACGCGGCCGAAGTAGTCCGCGGGGCCGCGTCGGGCGACCTCTCTATCGTCGTGGACGTGGGCAACGGCGTCGGACAGGTCACGGCCGAGGCGCTCCGGCGACTGGGTCACGACGTGGTGACGCTCAACGAGCGGCCCGACGGTTCGTTCCCGGCGCGGCCGAGCGAACCCACCGCCGAGAACTGCCGGGCGCTCTCGTCGTTCGTGGCGGGCGGGGCGGGAACCGCCTCGGGGACGGGCGGTGATGCACCGAGAGGGTTCGACGCCGACCTCGGCATCGCCCACGACGGCGACGCCGACCGGATGCGGGCGGTCACCGAGCGCGGCGAGTTCGTGTCGGGCGACCTCCTGCTCGCGCTGTTCGCCCGCGAGGCCGCCAACCCCGGCGACGAGGTGGCGGTCCCGGTGGACACGAGTCTGACCGTCGCCGACCTGCTCGAAACGCAGGGCGTGTCGGTCTCGCGGACGCGCGTGGGCGACGTCTACGTGGCCGAGCGCGCGACCGACCCCGGGGTCGCCTTCGGCGGCGAACCGAGCGGCGCGTGGATATGGCCCGACGAGACTCTCTGCCCCGACGGTCCGCTGGCGGCGTGTCGGCTCGCGGGTCTGGTCTCGCGCCGGGGGTCGCTCGACGCGCTCGTGGGCGAAGTCGAGCGCTACCCGCTCCGACGCGGGAACGTCGAGACCGACCGGAAGGAGGCGGTCGTCGAGCGCGTCCGCGAGCGTGCCTTCGCGGCGTACGACGACGTGACGACACTCGACGGCGTGCGCGTCGGGACCGACGATGGGTGGTTCCTCGTGCGGGCCAGCGGGACCCAACCGCTGGTCCGAGTGACGGCGGAAGCAAGAAGCGAAGCGCGGACCGACGAACTGTTCGCGGAAGCCAGAGGTCTGGTCGAGGACGCGAGTCGATAGACGCCGAAGGGGAGAAGCAGTCGAACTGGGACGGAAACGAGGGCGGTCGGACGGAACGTACGCCAGACGCGGTCGAACGAGACGCGTGTTAGATGCGGTCCATCACGTCGCAGACCGAACGGGAGTCGGCGACGATGAACGCCTCCTCGCGGAGCATGTCCTCTTCTTCGGGGAGGAACATCAGGTGACCTCGGTCGTCCTTCCGGGCGCGGATGACCTCCCAGTCGTCCATCTCGTAGCCGAGGTCCGACGGCTCGGGGTCGCGGGGCGCTTCGCGCCAGCGCTCGCCGGTGTCCTGCGCGTTCTTAGGAGCCATCGTGACCCTCCGTTCCGCTGGCGGGACGGTCGGCGAACGAGGTCTCGGCCGATACGCGGTGTCTCTCCCCGGCGGAGACCGTAGTCGTCTCGTCGGACGCCCTCCCCGGAATCGTCGGTCGCGCCCCGGCGGGCGTCGCCGGGACTGCACCTGCCACGTTGGGAACCGAACGTCGGTCGAGAGGGGAAGACTCGGATTCGGAGTTGCGTGCCGTCGCGTCGCGTGCCATGCAATGTTCAATGCGTGATTACCACCTGAAAAAGGTACCGACTTGGGTTCAATGTCTGGTTATCAATTTAAGTAATACTCTTGTGCAGTGTCGGTCGGCAGCGAATCCCTCTCGCGGCCCGTTTACCGGAAAGCGCTCCACGAGTATAAGTTGAACTCCGTACACTCCGTCCGGTAATCTCGTCTTTCAGCGGTCGATTACCGACGGAACAGTGTGCAACAGTGATTGCGTAGACATGTACGCCCCCTGTTCGACGGGACACTCGACTCAGTTACCGTCACGCAAACGCGACGGTCGCTCGGAACGGAAGTCGAGGTGGTCTCGTAGGGGAGTGGAGTCGCGGAGAAAAAGGAGGGGGAGAGAGTTGGGGAGGGCGAAGGGAGAGTCCCGGAGGACGGGGACCGCAGAGAGGGCGACGCCGATAGCGGAGGGGCCTCCCGTCTCGACTCGCCGAGCAGTCGGCGACCGGAACGAGTTCGGGAACGCGTCAGTGGGGACCGACCGCCTCGTCTCAGGACCCGTCCTCGACGCGGACGTTCGCCGGACCGTCGAGGCTGAAGCCGGTTATCTCGCCGGAGAACCGGTAGCCGTCTTTGCCGCCGAACACCGCGCCCGTTATCGTCCCGTCCGAGACGCTGTCGCTCTGCTGGACCGACCCGAGGGCGGTGTCCTTGCGGACCGCGCCGCTGACCTCGAAGGTGTAATCGGCCGACGAGCGCGGTCGGTTGCCGCCGTCGATGACCAGTTTGTTCGGGAGCGTCAGGTCGTCCACGCCGACCTCGCTACCGCCGTGCTTGAGCGTCCAGACGCTTTCGTCGAGATTCATCGACGTGATGGCTCCGTCCACGAAGAAGGCGTCGCCGTACCCGTTGCCCGCGACGCCGGAGACGGTCACCGTGCCGTCGCCGTTGTCCGTCACGCTGTCGCCGCCCTCGGCGGTGTGGCCCGTCCCGGAGGTGCGCTTGCGGACGCTCCCCTCGACGGTGAACTCGTACGTGACGCTGGCGGCGCTGTCGTCCGGGACGAGTTCGAGCAGCGTGCCCTGCCCGTCGCCGGACTGCTGTCCGTCGTCCTTCGTGGAGGAGGTCGTGTCCGTGGACGACGAGGTGTTCGACGAGGAGTCTATCTGGCCGGAGGCGGCCTCCTCGGCCGACATCGGGACGCTGTCGGGGGCCGAGACGTCGGGACTCCCCGAGACGTTCACCTGCTCGACCGACCCGGTGACCGGCCCTTCGACTCTGCAGTTCTCCAGCGTGCCCGACCCGCCGTCGCTGGCGAACACGGCGTGAGACCCCGTGACCGAGATGTCGCAGTTGACGGCCTTCAGGCCGGACTGCTCCTTGAACCAGAGACCGCGGGCGTTGACCTGTCCCGACTCGTTCGAGGTCACCGCGTCCTGACTCTCGACGTGGATGACGCTGTCTTTGATGTAACTGCCGGGCGTGCCGAGCCGACAGTTCTCGATGTTGTTGTTCTTGAGGTAGGCGTTCTCTATCTGCGTGACGCCCATGGTCTGCTTGACCGTGTTGCCCGCGTGGGACATGTACATCCCGTCGGCCGACCATCCGGCCACGTGGATGTTCCGGATGGTGACCGTTCCGGCGTTGGCCCAGTCGGACACCGCGGCGTGTCCGCAGCGGTCCACCGCGCCGTCGCCCATGTAGATGTTCTCGGCCAGCGCCTCGCCCTCGTCGGTGCACCGGAGGTAGAACGTGGCGTAGGTGTTGCTCTTGCTGTCGTTCTGGCCTTTCACGCCGACGTTGCGGACGGTCCACCCGCTACCGTTCGTCATCAGTTTCACGTGCGCGCCGTCTGCCGTGATGTCGATGAGTTTGTTCTCGAACGTCTCGCCCGCGTCCACGTTGATGACCTTGGTCTCTCCGGCCGAGACCTCGATGGTGTCGTAGGACGCCGCCCCCACGGACCTGCTCGATGCGCCTGCCGCCGCGACCGACGCCGCCGCCGCACCCGCCAACTTGAGGTACGACCGTCGGTCGAGGAGTGAGTCTTCCGAACCGCGTTCGCGTGCCGTCTCGTCGCGTGCCATGTAATTCTCAATGCGACACTATCTATTCTTAAAGGTTCCGACTTCCGTTCAATGCTGCATTACTGATTTAAGTGTTATGGCTGCCGGTGGAACGGTCGGGACGGTCACACCGAAACCGACCGTTTCGAGCGAGTAACGGCGGCTTAACCCGGTATTTCCGCCGATAGGTGGTATCTCACGCCTGACAGACGGACCATAACAAAGGCCGAACGAACGGTGATGGACGGTACATGGCTGACCGCCCGCAGACGAGTTTGCAGACTCTCCTCGTCGGGATAGACGCGGGGTGTCGGTCGGTCCTCGACCCGCTCTTCGAGGCCGGTGCGGTGCCGCACTTGGAGTCGCTGTTCGAGACCGGCGCGGCCGGGCCGCTGGAGTCCCAGATTCCGCCGTGGACTCCGAGCGCGTGGCCCTCGCTGTACACCGGCGTCAACCCGGGCAAGCACGGGGTGTTCGGGTTCCTCACCTTCGACGGCTACGACTGGGACGTGGTGAACGCGACGCACGTCCGGGAGCGAACCCTCTGGGAACTCCTCGACGGTCACGACAAGTCCAGCGTCGTGGTCAACGCGCCGGTCACGCATCCGCCGCGCGAAATCGACGGCGCGGTGGTACCGGGCTACACCGCACCGGAGGACCCCGACTGCCACCCCGAGGGACTGCTCGACGAACTCCGCGACGAAATCGGCGAGTACCGGGTGTACGCGCCTCGAGACGCGGACGGTCGGGAGGCGGTGGAGTGGTACGAGCGCCTCGTGCGGATGCGGGGCCGAGCGTTCCGCCACCTCGCCGACCGCTTCGACCCAGAGTTCGGTTTCGTCCAGTTCCAGCAGACCGACACCGTCTTCCACGAGTTCCCGGGCGACCACGGCAAGGTCCGGGCCGTCTACGAGGCGGTGGACCGGCAGTTGGGGTCGATTCTGGAGGAGTGCGACCCCGACACCGTCGTCGTCGCCAGCGACCACGGCATGGGCGAGTACACCGGCCACGAGTTCCGGCCAAACGAGTTACTCCGCGAGCGGGGTCTCGTAGAGACCACCACCGAGGGCGAGGGGATGCCCACGTGGTCCACCATCGCCGACAACCAGTTGCAGGACGGCGAGGCGGGGAAGACCGTGGCGGACGACGACCCGACCCCGCTCGAACGCGTCGTGGCGGGACTCGCCGGAGTCGGACTCACCAGTCAGCGCATCCACGCCGCCCTCGACGCGGTTGGTCTGGCCGACTTCGTGGCCGAGCGCGTCCCGGCAGACGTGGCCCGCGCCGGGTCCGAGCAGGTCGATTTCCCGGACTCGCAGGCCTACATGCGGGACCGAATCGAACTCGGCGTCCGGGTGAATCTGGCGGGTCGCGAACCCGACGGCGTCGTCTCCGAGGCGGAGTACGACCGCCTCCGCGAGGACCTCGTGGACCTGCTCTCCGACGTCGAGACGCCCGAGGGCGAACCGGTCTTCGAGCGAGTCGCCCGGCGCGAGGAGGTCTTCTCGGGTCCCTACGTCGAGGAGGCTCCGGACGTGGTCACGGTCCCGCGCGACTACGACGAGTTCCTCTCGACCAGGGTCGGCGACGGCCAGTTCGCCCCGCCGAGCGAACCCTACAACCACAAGCGCGACGGCATCGTGGCGATTTCGGGGGACGGTGTGAATCCCAGCGCGGACCTCTCGGACGCGCACCTCTTCGACGTGGCCCCGACGATTCTGGCGACGATGGGAGTTCCGGCGGCCGAGCGCATGGACGGGTCGGTCCTCCCGGCGGTCGGGGCGGTCGGCACGGAATCGTACCCCGCGTTCGACGCGGGCGGACAGGTTACGACTGACGACGGGGACGTGGAGGCGCGACTCGCGGACCTCGGTTACCTCGAATAACGCAGAGCATGAGCGTGACAATCATCGACAACGACGGCATCAGCATCGGACGAGCAACGGAGTTGGACCACCACGATTGGGACGACCTCGTGGA
Encoded proteins:
- a CDS encoding right-handed parallel beta-helix repeat-containing protein, which produces MARDETARERGSEDSLLDRRSYLKLAGAAAASVAAAGASSRSVGAASYDTIEVSAGETKVINVDAGETFENKLIDITADGAHVKLMTNGSGWTVRNVGVKGQNDSKSNTYATFYLRCTDEGEALAENIYMGDGAVDRCGHAAVSDWANAGTVTIRNIHVAGWSADGMYMSHAGNTVKQTMGVTQIENAYLKNNNIENCRLGTPGSYIKDSVIHVESQDAVTSNESGQVNARGLWFKEQSGLKAVNCDISVTGSHAVFASDGGSGTLENCRVEGPVTGSVEQVNVSGSPDVSAPDSVPMSAEEAASGQIDSSSNTSSSTDTTSSTKDDGQQSGDGQGTLLELVPDDSAASVTYEFTVEGSVRKRTSGTGHTAEGGDSVTDNGDGTVTVSGVAGNGYGDAFFVDGAITSMNLDESVWTLKHGGSEVGVDDLTLPNKLVIDGGNRPRSSADYTFEVSGAVRKDTALGSVQQSDSVSDGTITGAVFGGKDGYRFSGEITGFSLDGPANVRVEDGS
- a CDS encoding alkaline phosphatase family protein yields the protein MADRPQTSLQTLLVGIDAGCRSVLDPLFEAGAVPHLESLFETGAAGPLESQIPPWTPSAWPSLYTGVNPGKHGVFGFLTFDGYDWDVVNATHVRERTLWELLDGHDKSSVVVNAPVTHPPREIDGAVVPGYTAPEDPDCHPEGLLDELRDEIGEYRVYAPRDADGREAVEWYERLVRMRGRAFRHLADRFDPEFGFVQFQQTDTVFHEFPGDHGKVRAVYEAVDRQLGSILEECDPDTVVVASDHGMGEYTGHEFRPNELLRERGLVETTTEGEGMPTWSTIADNQLQDGEAGKTVADDDPTPLERVVAGLAGVGLTSQRIHAALDAVGLADFVAERVPADVARAGSEQVDFPDSQAYMRDRIELGVRVNLAGREPDGVVSEAEYDRLREDLVDLLSDVETPEGEPVFERVARREEVFSGPYVEEAPDVVTVPRDYDEFLSTRVGDGQFAPPSEPYNHKRDGIVAISGDGVNPSADLSDAHLFDVAPTILATMGVPAAERMDGSVLPAVGAVGTESYPAFDAGGQVTTDDGDVEARLADLGYLE
- the glmM gene encoding phosphoglucosamine mutase yields the protein MFGTSGIRGRVGDEVTCDLALAVGRALASEGYDRVVVGRDARESGRMLADAAVSGLRECGADAVRLGEAATPTVARSVGWFDADAGLMVTASHNPAPDNGLKLWNPSGQAFDERQRETIASRVREDDFDLRSWDELGGVTERDDAAERHAAEVVRGAASGDLSIVVDVGNGVGQVTAEALRRLGHDVVTLNERPDGSFPARPSEPTAENCRALSSFVAGGAGTASGTGGDAPRGFDADLGIAHDGDADRMRAVTERGEFVSGDLLLALFAREAANPGDEVAVPVDTSLTVADLLETQGVSVSRTRVGDVYVAERATDPGVAFGGEPSGAWIWPDETLCPDGPLAACRLAGLVSRRGSLDALVGEVERYPLRRGNVETDRKEAVVERVRERAFAAYDDVTTLDGVRVGTDDGWFLVRASGTQPLVRVTAEARSEARTDELFAEARGLVEDASR